In Lactobacillus sp. PV012, one genomic interval encodes:
- a CDS encoding LCP family protein has product MDNDNKNQKLPTRQELREQREKNQPKKHHLVAWVVGVLATILVIAACYGGYVYHKTKSAIDETYDPTNKVTQDSFNGKESFSILLLGTDTGALGRTDVRGNTDTMIIATVNPKTKTFSMMSIPRDTMAQMIGTQNFSVHKINAAYNIGGAGMALKTTSTLLDVPLKYYVEVNMGGLEKLVDGVGGVDVDVPFTFSYGGYTFKKGKMHLNGKQALAYSRMRYDDPRGDYGRQLRQRQVIMSILQNSMSLNTLKNINEVTDSASKSIRTNLTFNSIMKIAKNYRDCIKNMKSDYLHGRGAMIGDASYQVMSDTELQRTSDIVRKSLGLSPVKLNNNETYQNSKNTDFDWNSSDSNQKYYVYEPNSDDWWNGDKLES; this is encoded by the coding sequence ATGGATAATGACAATAAAAATCAAAAATTACCAACTCGGCAAGAATTAAGAGAGCAACGTGAAAAGAATCAACCCAAAAAGCATCATCTTGTTGCCTGGGTTGTAGGAGTGTTAGCTACAATTCTTGTGATAGCTGCTTGCTATGGTGGCTATGTTTACCATAAAACCAAAAGTGCAATTGATGAAACTTATGATCCTACCAATAAAGTTACGCAGGATAGTTTTAATGGAAAAGAAAGTTTTTCTATTTTGTTATTAGGAACTGATACAGGAGCATTAGGAAGAACAGATGTCCGCGGTAATACTGATACAATGATTATTGCGACAGTTAATCCAAAAACAAAAACTTTCAGTATGATGTCAATTCCACGTGATACAATGGCGCAAATGATTGGTACGCAAAACTTTAGTGTCCATAAGATAAATGCTGCCTATAATATCGGTGGAGCAGGTATGGCTTTAAAAACAACATCAACTCTTTTAGATGTTCCTTTAAAATACTATGTTGAAGTTAACATGGGAGGATTAGAGAAGTTAGTGGATGGTGTTGGCGGTGTTGATGTGGATGTACCGTTTACCTTTTCATATGGAGGTTACACCTTTAAAAAAGGAAAGATGCATTTAAATGGTAAGCAGGCCTTAGCCTATTCAAGAATGCGTTATGACGATCCAAGAGGAGATTACGGCCGTCAATTACGCCAACGCCAAGTAATTATGTCTATATTACAAAATAGTATGTCATTAAATACATTGAAAAATATTAATGAAGTGACTGACTCTGCTTCAAAAAGTATCCGTACTAATTTGACTTTTAATTCAATTATGAAGATTGCGAAAAACTATCGTGATTGTATTAAAAATATGAAGAGCGACTATCTTCATGGTCGTGGCGCTATGATTGGGGATGCTTCTTATCAAGTAATGAGTGACACTGAGTTACAAAGAACTTCAGACATTGTACGTAAAAGTTTGGGCTTATCACCAGTTAAATTAAATAATAACGAGACTTATCAAAATTCAAAAAATACTGATTTTGATTGGAATAGTAGCGATAGTAATCAAAAATACTATGTTTACGAACCAAATAGTGATGATTGGTGGAATGGCGATAAATTAGAGTCATAG
- a CDS encoding glycerol-3-phosphate acyltransferase yields MYFWSIIIGYGFGNILFAMIIGKGLLHKDPTKFGSDNPGTANMGAVLGKKWGILTCIGDLAKTLIAFLIVSFLYQWNWLAICFCGLGLILGHSFPIWNHFNGGKGVAVSALWIVYFNWKLGFLWLIVGLILVILMKNLTIPPLVYMYGFSINIWILNGWQYGVLFLLGSLIMTFKFRKDIVDFFAGRGKRVDILTTIKKKLGKKG; encoded by the coding sequence ATGTATTTTTGGTCAATTATAATTGGCTATGGATTTGGTAATATTTTATTTGCCATGATTATTGGAAAAGGTCTTTTGCACAAAGATCCTACTAAGTTTGGCTCGGATAATCCTGGAACAGCGAATATGGGAGCCGTTTTAGGCAAAAAGTGGGGAATTTTAACTTGTATTGGAGATTTAGCTAAGACATTAATTGCTTTTCTAATTGTAAGTTTTCTTTACCAGTGGAACTGGTTAGCAATTTGTTTTTGTGGTTTGGGGCTTATTTTAGGCCATTCATTTCCCATTTGGAATCATTTTAATGGGGGAAAAGGTGTTGCCGTTAGTGCCTTGTGGATTGTGTACTTCAATTGGAAACTAGGTTTTTTATGGCTAATTGTAGGATTGATTTTAGTAATTCTGATGAAGAATTTGACAATTCCACCACTTGTTTATATGTATGGGTTTAGTATAAATATTTGGATCCTTAATGGTTGGCAATATGGGGTGCTTTTCTTACTTGGAAGTTTGATTATGACTTTTAAATTTAGAAAAGACATCGTAGATTTCTTTGCTGGCAGAGGAAAAAGGGTAGATATTTTGACCACAATCAAGAAAAAATTAGGAAAAAAGGGATAA
- a CDS encoding LTA synthase family protein → MDTKKKNTLTVGQFFALLLATFIMLAQIYSFGGSLARFPLGSILKFIPTTAENATMIFVPMIFGAVYSKKKVHPAEAFRYWIMAVVTLVIFYLVYFFKSPSSFTMWKLWGVFFPVLTSTSVLLAGLIFSILAQPYIYELQRKLTTKQNVLLLGLLTLVGFATSAGTLNFKYSIFGLYFILYFAWGMFLVNTPLSQKAKIWSIISGIISFFVVIIGVAGFNGVYWYQLLSGRSGGGWNRNFLNNPTSPFLFLVVLAVFLIFIKLIKSFTVREMRYLIPVVVFMQAPISKNFMLSFRFTGSAGINELLMILFMMLASLGLAVLYEKYLYQVRPIRRVLIDLSKQDNLAEVIQLAWKNFTNWIKQHHVKVLTWSWFYILSFLSFLIESDNLRIQITTATDINAVIFLLGTRFFAIILTTIFLDALFSIFYFITTRYWTSTILVSVITIGWAIANKVKLNLRGEPIYPSELSEATNFKTLAPMVGNQLLIVIGIALVIVIALDIYLEVKHPIKKKGSWKRRGIWALLSLLLFLTPLRFNHDGGIIYYINRGFDNKQSFRNPERDIQINGPVLNFLNYIDLQVMNKPENYSAATIQHLNEKYSKVAAEINKTRKNDLSKQTIVFNLSESFVDPYTIPTIKIDKSAPNPVKFIQSMESRATYGNMLSAGYGGGTANMEWETLTGLNMGMFKTTLTPYVQVVPKYKYYPTIGMDFGMKSAIHPFIGSYYSRVEDYKRFKFDKFAYVGSKYKIIDQKKLGKSTYNSDFTTYANGIKQINSEKGGQFINLISIQNHMPYNNWYPNNEYMGKISGELFNSSAVKEQIATYVKGVQYTDQAVKKFIGQIDKINKPITIVFYGDHYPSILSQSYTSKYPVQMHSTRYFIYSNKYAREHGAKAKLTNKTNYVNTSDFIALMLEQTNSKVTPYQALLTEVHEKLPAITINYEGDKGFELIDQKGNKVDPKTLTSDQQALLRDYEEVQYDMTAGQAYGLKAKGFYK, encoded by the coding sequence ATGGATACAAAAAAGAAGAACACATTAACAGTGGGGCAATTTTTTGCTCTTTTGTTAGCCACATTTATAATGTTGGCACAAATTTATTCTTTTGGCGGTAGTTTAGCACGCTTTCCTTTAGGAAGTATTTTGAAATTTATTCCTACTACTGCAGAGAATGCCACAATGATTTTTGTACCAATGATTTTTGGTGCTGTTTATAGTAAAAAGAAAGTTCACCCAGCTGAAGCTTTTAGATACTGGATAATGGCTGTGGTAACTTTGGTGATTTTTTATTTAGTTTATTTCTTTAAGTCACCAAGCTCATTTACCATGTGGAAGTTATGGGGAGTATTTTTCCCAGTCTTAACTAGTACCTCTGTTTTATTAGCAGGGTTAATTTTTAGTATACTTGCGCAGCCATATATTTATGAGTTGCAAAGAAAATTAACAACAAAACAAAATGTTCTATTATTGGGATTGTTAACTTTAGTTGGCTTTGCGACTAGTGCAGGTACACTTAACTTTAAATACTCCATTTTTGGCTTATATTTCATTTTATATTTTGCCTGGGGAATGTTTTTAGTAAATACCCCCTTAAGTCAAAAAGCTAAGATATGGTCAATAATTAGTGGAATAATTTCATTTTTTGTTGTAATTATTGGGGTAGCTGGCTTTAATGGTGTTTACTGGTATCAACTTCTTTCTGGAAGAAGTGGTGGCGGATGGAATCGAAACTTTCTTAATAATCCAACCTCACCATTCTTATTTTTAGTAGTATTAGCTGTATTTTTGATTTTTATTAAATTAATTAAATCATTTACAGTTAGAGAAATGCGCTACTTAATTCCAGTAGTAGTCTTCATGCAAGCACCAATTTCTAAGAACTTTATGCTTAGCTTTAGATTTACTGGAAGTGCTGGTATTAATGAATTATTAATGATCTTATTCATGATGCTAGCTAGCTTAGGATTAGCTGTTTTATATGAAAAATACTTGTACCAAGTACGTCCAATTAGAAGAGTCTTAATTGATTTAAGTAAGCAAGATAATTTAGCTGAAGTTATTCAATTGGCTTGGAAGAACTTTACTAATTGGATTAAGCAACACCATGTAAAAGTTCTTACGTGGAGCTGGTTCTACATCTTGAGTTTCCTTTCATTTTTAATTGAATCTGATAACTTAAGAATTCAAATTACTACTGCAACTGATATTAATGCAGTTATTTTCTTACTAGGAACAAGATTCTTTGCAATTATTTTAACAACCATCTTTTTAGATGCCTTGTTTTCAATTTTCTACTTTATTACTACAAGATATTGGACTTCCACTATTTTAGTAAGTGTAATTACAATTGGTTGGGCTATTGCAAATAAGGTTAAATTAAACTTACGTGGAGAACCAATTTATCCAAGTGAATTAAGTGAGGCAACTAACTTTAAGACTTTAGCACCAATGGTGGGAAATCAATTACTAATTGTAATTGGAATTGCCTTGGTAATCGTCATTGCACTGGATATTTACTTAGAAGTTAAACATCCAATTAAGAAAAAGGGATCCTGGAAGAGACGTGGAATTTGGGCCTTACTAAGCTTATTACTCTTTTTGACTCCATTACGATTTAACCATGATGGTGGAATTATTTACTACATTAATCGTGGTTTTGACAACAAACAATCTTTCAGAAACCCAGAAAGAGATATCCAGATTAATGGACCTGTTTTAAACTTTTTAAACTATATTGACCTGCAAGTAATGAATAAGCCAGAAAATTATTCTGCCGCTACAATTCAACACCTAAATGAGAAGTATAGTAAAGTTGCAGCTGAAATTAATAAGACTCGTAAGAATGATTTAAGTAAGCAAACTATCGTCTTTAATTTGAGTGAAAGTTTTGTTGATCCATATACAATTCCAACTATTAAGATTGATAAGTCAGCACCAAATCCAGTGAAATTTATTCAATCAATGGAAAGCAGAGCTACTTATGGTAATATGCTTAGCGCAGGTTATGGTGGTGGTACTGCCAATATGGAATGGGAGACTTTGACTGGACTTAATATGGGGATGTTCAAGACAACATTGACGCCATATGTTCAAGTTGTGCCTAAGTATAAGTACTATCCAACAATTGGAATGGACTTTGGTATGAAGTCAGCAATCCACCCATTTATTGGTAGTTATTACTCACGTGTCGAAGACTATAAACGCTTTAAGTTTGATAAGTTTGCTTATGTTGGTTCTAAGTACAAGATTATTGATCAAAAGAAACTTGGTAAAAGTACTTATAACTCTGATTTCACCACTTATGCTAATGGAATTAAACAGATTAATTCTGAAAAGGGTGGACAATTCATTAACTTGATCTCTATTCAAAACCACATGCCATATAATAACTGGTATCCAAATAATGAATATATGGGTAAGATTTCAGGTGAGTTATTTAACAGTAGTGCTGTTAAGGAACAAATTGCTACCTATGTAAAAGGTGTTCAATATACTGACCAGGCAGTTAAGAAGTTTATTGGTCAAATTGATAAGATTAATAAACCAATTACTATTGTCTTTTACGGCGATCACTACCCAAGTATTCTTTCACAAAGTTATACTTCGAAGTACCCAGTTCAAATGCACTCAACGCGTTACTTTATTTACTCTAATAAGTACGCTAGAGAACATGGGGCAAAAGCTAAGTTAACTAATAAGACTAACTATGTAAATACTAGTGATTTCATTGCATTGATGCTAGAACAAACCAATTCAAAGGTTACTCCATATCAAGCGCTCTTAACCGAAGTACATGAAAAATTACCTGCAATTACAATCAATTATGAAGGTGATAAAGGCTTTGAATTAATTGATCAAAAAGGTAATAAAGTTGATCCGAAGACTTTGACTTCAGATCAACAAGCACTTTTGAGAGATTATGAAGAAGTTCAATATGATATGACAGCTGGTCAAGCTTATGGCTTAAAAGCAAAAGGTTTTTATAAATAG
- the tyrS gene encoding tyrosine--tRNA ligase, with amino-acid sequence MAKFDILEDLQWRGAINQETDAEGLRDYLKEHDDLALYCGTDPTGDSLHIGHLIPFMILKRFQLAGYHPVIIIGGGTGAIGDPSGRKTERTLQSAEQVHKNEEALTAQMKKLFGTENFEIVNNNEWLGKMNLVDFLRDYGKYFQINNMLNKDVVASRLENGISFTEFTYQILQAIDFYHLNKDHNVQLQIGGSDQWGNITAGIDLIHKLEGNDKKAFGLTIPLMLKSDGTKFGKSAGGAVWLDPEKTSPFEFYQFWLNQDDRDVIKYLKYFTFLSRQEIEELEESVEKEPWKRKAQKRLAEEVTKFVHGEQALKEAQYITDALFSGEIKDLTTEQIEQGFKNAPSVEAENESKNLIDFLVDTKIEPSKRQAREDVKNGAIYVNGERIQDMDYTVNPADNFDGKFVIIRKGKKKYTLVRIK; translated from the coding sequence ATGGCAAAATTTGATATCTTAGAAGACTTACAATGGCGTGGAGCTATTAATCAAGAAACTGATGCAGAAGGATTACGTGATTATTTAAAAGAACATGATGATTTGGCCTTATACTGTGGAACTGATCCAACTGGTGATTCACTTCACATCGGTCACTTAATTCCCTTTATGATTTTGAAGAGATTCCAATTAGCAGGTTATCACCCAGTAATTATTATTGGAGGGGGAACTGGCGCAATTGGTGATCCTTCTGGTCGTAAAACTGAAAGAACTCTTCAAAGTGCAGAACAAGTTCATAAAAATGAAGAAGCTTTAACTGCTCAAATGAAGAAGCTTTTTGGTACAGAAAACTTTGAGATTGTGAACAACAATGAGTGGCTCGGTAAGATGAATTTGGTTGACTTTTTACGTGATTACGGAAAGTATTTCCAAATTAATAACATGTTAAACAAAGATGTTGTGGCTTCTCGTTTAGAAAACGGAATTTCGTTTACTGAGTTCACTTACCAAATTTTACAAGCGATTGATTTTTACCACTTAAATAAAGACCACAATGTTCAACTTCAAATTGGTGGTAGTGACCAATGGGGAAATATTACTGCTGGGATCGATTTAATTCATAAATTAGAAGGAAATGATAAGAAGGCTTTCGGCTTAACAATTCCATTAATGCTTAAAAGCGATGGTACTAAATTTGGTAAATCTGCTGGTGGTGCGGTATGGCTCGATCCTGAAAAGACAAGTCCATTTGAATTTTATCAATTCTGGCTCAATCAAGATGACCGAGATGTAATCAAATACTTGAAGTACTTTACTTTCTTATCACGTCAAGAAATTGAAGAGCTTGAAGAAAGTGTAGAAAAGGAACCTTGGAAGCGTAAAGCTCAAAAACGCTTGGCAGAGGAAGTTACAAAGTTTGTTCATGGTGAACAAGCGCTAAAAGAAGCTCAATATATCACTGATGCTTTATTTAGTGGAGAAATTAAAGATTTAACTACTGAACAAATTGAACAAGGATTTAAGAACGCACCGAGTGTAGAAGCAGAAAATGAAAGTAAAAATTTAATTGATTTCTTAGTTGATACTAAGATTGAACCTTCTAAGCGTCAAGCTCGTGAAGATGTAAAGAATGGTGCAATTTATGTTAATGGGGAACGTATCCAAGATATGGATTACACTGTAAATCCGGCTGATAACTTTGATGGTAAATTTGTAATTATTAGAAAAGGTAAAAAGAAATATACTTTAGTGAGAATTAAATAA
- a CDS encoding peptide ABC transporter substrate-binding protein yields MRPKKLIASIGILCMAAIGVSACSSSNSSTSSKKQEITWMDAAEIPTMDISKATDNTSFNQLNNVMEGLYRLGKDEKIENALATKTQVSQNGKKWVFTLRKSKWSDGSPLTAKDFVYSWRRTVNPATGSQYAYLFEGIKNATAITAGKKPVSSLGVKADGKYKLVVTLDKQIPYFKLLMGFPLFFPQQEKMVKSAGSKYGTASKYLAYNGPFVQSGWSGSNLSWKLKKNKNYWDKKAVKLNTINYSVQKTTSTAYNMYQSNLLDATALDSEQSKHLKENPGYTVRNSASTFYLQYNQAKLKALRNVKLRRAISMAIDRQSLTKILGGGNTAANSLTAKNLAKVDGVDFSSTISDNGYDSYNPTKAKKLFKQALKELGVKNISLTILSDDTDSAKKTTETLQSQLESTLSGLNIKTQNVPFKTRLSRSTAGDFDIVVSAWGADFADPISFDDLFTSNNANNNGKWKNKEYDRLIEASKNTINQKQRWQDLRQAENLLLDQQGVSPLYYQGQAWLVRPTIKGIIYNSAGAKYNFKNAYVEKN; encoded by the coding sequence ATGAGACCCAAAAAGCTTATTGCCAGCATTGGTATATTGTGTATGGCAGCAATTGGCGTAAGTGCGTGTAGTTCTTCCAATTCATCAACAAGTAGTAAGAAACAAGAAATAACATGGATGGATGCAGCTGAAATTCCAACAATGGATATTTCAAAAGCTACTGATAACACTAGTTTTAATCAATTAAATAATGTTATGGAAGGATTATATCGCTTAGGAAAAGATGAAAAAATTGAGAATGCTTTAGCTACTAAAACGCAAGTATCACAAAATGGTAAAAAGTGGGTCTTTACTTTACGTAAGTCTAAGTGGTCTGATGGTAGTCCTCTAACTGCCAAAGATTTTGTTTATTCTTGGCGCAGAACTGTAAATCCAGCAACTGGGTCACAATATGCATATCTATTTGAAGGGATTAAGAATGCTACAGCTATTACTGCAGGTAAAAAGCCAGTTTCGAGTTTGGGAGTAAAGGCAGACGGTAAATACAAACTTGTAGTAACACTTGATAAACAAATTCCTTATTTCAAACTTTTGATGGGATTTCCATTATTTTTCCCACAACAAGAAAAAATGGTAAAATCTGCTGGTTCAAAATATGGAACAGCTTCAAAATATCTTGCCTATAATGGACCTTTTGTGCAAAGTGGTTGGTCAGGATCTAACTTATCTTGGAAGTTAAAAAAGAATAAGAACTACTGGGATAAAAAAGCTGTCAAGCTAAATACAATTAATTACTCAGTACAAAAGACAACTTCAACAGCGTATAATATGTATCAATCTAACTTGTTAGATGCAACTGCATTAGATTCGGAACAAAGTAAGCATTTGAAAGAAAATCCTGGTTACACAGTACGTAATAGTGCTTCAACATTTTATTTACAATATAATCAAGCTAAGCTCAAAGCTTTAAGAAATGTTAAATTACGTCGTGCTATCTCAATGGCTATCGATCGTCAAAGTTTAACCAAAATTTTAGGTGGAGGTAATACTGCAGCAAATAGTTTAACAGCTAAAAATTTGGCTAAAGTTGATGGAGTAGACTTTTCATCTACAATTTCAGATAATGGTTATGATTCGTACAATCCAACTAAGGCTAAAAAATTATTTAAGCAGGCGCTAAAGGAATTAGGAGTAAAAAATATCAGTTTAACAATTCTTTCTGATGATACTGACTCAGCTAAGAAGACAACTGAAACCCTTCAAAGTCAGCTTGAATCAACTTTATCAGGATTAAACATTAAAACCCAGAATGTGCCTTTTAAGACTCGATTAAGTCGTTCAACAGCTGGCGATTTCGATATTGTCGTTTCAGCTTGGGGAGCAGATTTTGCAGATCCAATCTCTTTTGATGATTTATTTACTTCAAATAATGCAAATAATAATGGTAAATGGAAAAATAAGGAATACGATCGCTTAATTGAGGCTTCTAAGAATACTATTAATCAAAAACAACGTTGGCAAGATCTAAGACAAGCAGAAAACTTATTGCTAGATCAGCAAGGAGTTTCTCCACTTTACTACCAAGGTCAAGCTTGGTTAGTACGTCCAACAATTAAAGGGATTATTTACAATTCTGCTGGAGCAAAGTATAATTTTAAGAATGCGTACGTTGAAAAAAATTAA
- the opp3b gene encoding oligopeptide ABC transporter permease — protein sequence MAKFILKRVFYMFLTLFIVATATFFLMKAMPGSPYANEAKMTLTQRHIMDEQYGLNKPVIVQYLIYLGSMFKGDFGTSFQYANQSVSSLIFPRLAVSMQLGLQAMVLGVVVGVLLGAIAAIKQGTWADSGATVLAIIGRSVPNFVLAVILQYYIGLKLGWFPIAGWGSFSQTVLPTIALAVAPMAETERFVRTSMVDNMNQDYVELGRAKGFSRMEVVRKHVMRNSMIPIVTLLGPYTVALMTGSMVIENIFNIPGIGEQFVKSILTNDYPTIMGVTMVYSIGLVVVLLITDIIYGLIDPRIRLQGNEG from the coding sequence ATGGCAAAGTTTATATTAAAACGTGTATTTTATATGTTTCTAACACTCTTCATTGTAGCTACGGCAACTTTCTTTTTGATGAAAGCAATGCCTGGCTCACCTTATGCCAATGAAGCAAAAATGACTCTCACCCAGCGTCATATTATGGATGAACAATATGGTTTAAATAAACCAGTAATTGTTCAATATTTAATTTATTTAGGTTCGATGTTCAAAGGAGATTTTGGAACATCTTTCCAATATGCAAATCAATCAGTTTCAAGTTTGATCTTTCCAAGATTAGCTGTCTCTATGCAACTTGGATTGCAAGCAATGGTTTTAGGTGTGGTAGTAGGAGTATTGTTAGGAGCTATTGCTGCTATTAAACAAGGGACTTGGGCTGATTCAGGTGCAACAGTTTTGGCTATTATCGGACGCTCTGTGCCTAACTTTGTTTTAGCAGTTATTTTACAATACTACATTGGATTAAAACTCGGTTGGTTCCCAATTGCAGGTTGGGGCTCATTTTCACAAACAGTTTTACCTACAATTGCTCTAGCAGTGGCACCAATGGCCGAAACTGAACGATTTGTTAGAACAAGTATGGTTGATAATATGAATCAAGATTATGTTGAACTAGGTCGTGCAAAAGGTTTTAGTAGAATGGAAGTTGTCCGTAAGCACGTAATGCGTAATAGTATGATCCCAATTGTAACTTTACTTGGGCCTTATACTGTGGCTTTGATGACTGGTTCAATGGTTATTGAAAATATTTTTAATATTCCAGGTATTGGTGAACAATTTGTTAAGTCAATTTTGACTAATGACTATCCAACAATCATGGGAGTAACCATGGTATATTCAATTGGTTTAGTAGTAGTATTATTGATTACAGATATCATTTATGGATTAATTGATCCACGTATTAGATTACAAGGAAACGAGGGATAA
- a CDS encoding ABC transporter permease, translating into MEDNQHLDADSFAPLAPEQAQSNENIVGPSLTFGQSVWMELKKRKSAIISGIVIIVMVLVAFGSTPFINNNTLVKSQPQYANLPAKVPGFNAINGLNGKLKENGKWVDVYAENGVPKNKYFIAGTDYLGRPLAPRIIYGTKISLIVAFVAAIFDLTIGVIYGIISGWKGGAVDNTMQRIIEIISSIPNLVIVVLMLVVLKPGMMSIILAIAISSWTTMARQIRAETLTLKNQEYVLAAKNLGQSGWKIAWKHLVPNLSSLIIIQMMYTIPTAIFFEAFLSFIGIGISAPQTSLGVLLNEGQKNFQFLPYQMWFPAIVLCILMIAFNLLGDGLRDAFDPKTRR; encoded by the coding sequence ATGGAAGATAATCAACATTTAGATGCCGATTCTTTTGCACCACTTGCACCAGAGCAAGCACAAAGCAATGAAAATATTGTTGGTCCATCTCTTACCTTTGGTCAAAGTGTGTGGATGGAATTAAAGAAAAGAAAGTCTGCAATTATATCTGGGATTGTAATTATTGTAATGGTACTAGTAGCCTTTGGTTCAACCCCTTTTATTAATAACAATACTTTAGTTAAATCCCAACCGCAATATGCTAACTTACCGGCAAAAGTTCCAGGTTTTAATGCCATTAACGGTCTTAATGGTAAATTAAAAGAAAATGGAAAATGGGTTGATGTATATGCTGAAAATGGAGTACCAAAGAATAAGTACTTTATTGCAGGAACAGATTATTTAGGACGTCCACTTGCTCCAAGAATTATTTATGGGACTAAGATTTCTTTAATCGTAGCCTTTGTGGCAGCAATTTTTGACCTAACAATTGGGGTTATCTATGGAATAATTTCCGGTTGGAAAGGTGGCGCTGTTGATAATACTATGCAGCGAATAATTGAAATTATTTCTTCAATCCCTAACTTAGTTATTGTAGTTTTGATGTTAGTCGTTTTAAAACCAGGGATGATGTCAATTATTTTGGCAATTGCAATTTCATCTTGGACAACGATGGCGCGACAAATCCGGGCTGAAACCCTAACTTTGAAAAATCAAGAATACGTTTTAGCTGCCAAAAACTTAGGACAATCTGGCTGGAAAATTGCCTGGAAACACTTAGTTCCAAACTTATCAAGTTTAATTATTATTCAAATGATGTACACAATCCCAACCGCAATTTTCTTTGAAGCATTCTTAAGTTTCATTGGGATTGGTATCTCCGCTCCACAAACTTCATTGGGAGTTTTGCTTAATGAAGGACAAAAGAATTTCCAATTCTTACCATATCAAATGTGGTTCCCAGCAATTGTATTATGTATTTTAATGATTGCATTTAACTTATTAGGTGATGGATTACGTGATGCATTTGATCCAAAGACTAGAAGGTAG
- a CDS encoding ABC transporter ATP-binding protein, protein MAENVLDVKNLKINFNTYAGKVKAIRNVSFSLKPGETLAIVGESGSGKSVTTRSIMGLLAPNAEIAGGEINFHGKNLLENKEKDWRHIRGNEIAMIFQDPMTSLDPTMKIGQQIAEPLIKHKGASKKEAWAKALEMMKAVGIPDAEKRINQYPHQFSGGMRQRIVIAIALICEPEILLADEPTTALDVTVQAEILDLMKDLQKRVKTSIIFITHDLGVVAGIADRVAVMYAGEILEYGTVEEIFYHPQHPYTWGLMNSMPTLASEELESIPGTPPDLLDPPKGDPFAPRNKYAMKIDVEKKPPYYKVTDSHYAATWLLHPDAPKVTPPKEILRRWKKYDEKHSKKEES, encoded by the coding sequence ATGGCTGAAAATGTTTTAGATGTAAAAAATTTAAAAATTAACTTTAATACATACGCTGGTAAAGTAAAAGCCATTCGTAATGTTTCTTTTAGCTTAAAACCAGGTGAAACCTTGGCAATCGTAGGTGAATCTGGTTCTGGTAAGTCAGTAACTACTAGAAGTATCATGGGTTTACTTGCCCCAAATGCAGAAATCGCTGGTGGTGAAATTAATTTTCATGGGAAAAATCTTTTAGAAAATAAAGAGAAAGATTGGCGTCATATTCGTGGAAATGAAATTGCAATGATTTTCCAAGATCCAATGACTTCCCTTGATCCGACAATGAAAATTGGCCAACAAATTGCCGAGCCACTAATTAAACATAAAGGCGCAAGTAAAAAAGAAGCTTGGGCTAAGGCTTTGGAAATGATGAAAGCAGTTGGTATTCCTGATGCTGAAAAAAGAATTAATCAATATCCGCACCAATTTTCAGGTGGGATGCGTCAAAGAATTGTGATCGCAATTGCTTTGATTTGTGAACCAGAAATATTATTAGCTGATGAGCCAACTACTGCTCTTGATGTGACAGTACAAGCAGAAATTTTGGACTTAATGAAAGATTTACAAAAGAGAGTTAAGACTTCAATTATTTTTATTACCCACGATTTGGGAGTGGTTGCTGGAATTGCAGATCGAGTAGCAGTAATGTATGCCGGCGAAATTTTAGAATATGGAACAGTAGAAGAAATCTTTTATCATCCACAACACCCATATACTTGGGGATTAATGAACTCTATGCCAACTCTTGCAAGTGAAGAGCTAGAATCAATTCCAGGGACCCCTCCTGACTTACTGGATCCTCCTAAAGGAGATCCTTTTGCACCAAGAAATAAATATGCAATGAAAATTGATGTTGAGAAAAAACCACCATATTATAAAGTGACTGATTCTCATTATGCAGCTACTTGGTTATTGCATCCAGATGCTCCTAAAGTTACCCCGCCAAAAGAAATTTTGCGTCGCTGGAAAAAATACGACGAGAAACACTCTAAAAAGGAGGAAAGCTAA